Proteins co-encoded in one Hyla sarda isolate aHylSar1 chromosome 4, aHylSar1.hap1, whole genome shotgun sequence genomic window:
- the GATM gene encoding glycine amidinotransferase, mitochondrial isoform X2, which translates to MNACNTMSHHKMSKGLVGWVQRTFQSTQAAAATQNARTADDTVTQDSPVCSYNEWDPLEEVIVGRPENACVPPFTVEVKANTYEKYWPFYQKHGGNIFPPEHVKKAIAEIEEMCNILRHEGVNVQRPEVMDWSVPYKTPDFESTGLYAAMPRDILLVVGNEIIEAPMAWRSRFFEYRAYRPLIKDYFRRGAKWTTAPKPTMADELYDQEYPIRTVEDRHKLAAQGKFVTTEFEPCFDAADFMRAGRDIFAQRSQVTNYLGIEWMRRHLAPEYKVHVISFKDPNPMHIDATFNIIGPGLVLSNPDRPCHQIDLFKKAGWTVATPPTPLIPDDHPLWMSSKWLSMNVLMLDEKRVMVDANETSIHKMFEKLGISTVKVSIRHANSLGGGFHCWTCDIRRRGTLQSYFS; encoded by the exons ATGAGTAAAGGCCTCGTCGGATGGGTGCAGCGAACTTTCCAAAGCACCCAGGCAGCTGCAGCAACCCAAAATGCCCGCACTGCTGATGACACTGTCACCCAAGACAGTCCTGTCTGCTCTTACAATGAATGGGACCCATTAGAGGAAGTCATTGTGGGGAGACCAGAAAATGCATGTGTTCCCCCCTTTACAGTAGAAGTGAAG GCAAACACCTATGAAAAGTATTGGCCATTCTACCAGAAACATGGAGGCAATATATTTCCTCCGGAACATGTGAAGAAAGCCATTGCGGAAATTGAGGAAATGTGCAATATTTTACGTCATGAAGGCGTTAATGTTCAAAGACCTGAGGTGATGGATTGGTCAGTTCCATACAAAACACCTGACTTTGAATCTACAG GTCTATATGCTGCTATGCCTAGAGACATCTTGCTGGTTGTTGGTAATGAAATCATTGAAGCCCCTATGGCATGGAGATCCCGCTTCTTTGAATATAGGGCCTATCGTCCTCTCATTAAAGATTATTTTAGACGAGGGGCAAAATGGACCACTGCACCTAAACCAACAATGGCTGATGAGCTCTATGACCAG GAATACCCTATCCGTACTGTAGAAGACAGACACAAGCTCGCTGCTCAAGGGAAATTTGTTACTACAGAGTTTGAGCCCTGTTTTGATGCTGCTGATTTCATGAGAGCTGGTAGAGATATTTTCGCACAGAGAAGCCAG GTGACAAACTATCTTGGAATTGAATGGATGCGCAGACATCTGGCACCCGAGTACAAAGTTCATGTCATCTCATTCAAGGACCCCAATCCTATGCACATTGATGCAACATTTAATATTATTGGACCAGGCCTTGTACTCTCTAATCCAGATCGCCCTTGCCATCAG ATTGACCTGTTCAAGAAGGCCGGCTGGACTGTTGCCACTCCCCCCACTCCACTTATCCCAGATG atcaTCCTCTTTGGATGTCATCGAAATGGCTCTCCATGAATGTGTTAATGCTGGATGAGAAACGTGTAATGGTGGATGCCAATGAGACTTCCATTCACAAGATGTTTGAGAAGTTAG GCATTTCCACTGTTAAAGTGAGTATTCGCCATGCGAATTCATTAGGAGGTGGATTCCACTGCTGGACCTGTGATATTCGCCGCCGTGGAACCCTGCAGTCATATTTTAGCTAA
- the GATM gene encoding glycine amidinotransferase, mitochondrial isoform X1 gives MLRVRCVRGGSRGAEAVHYIGSMMSKGLVGWVQRTFQSTQAAAATQNARTADDTVTQDSPVCSYNEWDPLEEVIVGRPENACVPPFTVEVKANTYEKYWPFYQKHGGNIFPPEHVKKAIAEIEEMCNILRHEGVNVQRPEVMDWSVPYKTPDFESTGLYAAMPRDILLVVGNEIIEAPMAWRSRFFEYRAYRPLIKDYFRRGAKWTTAPKPTMADELYDQEYPIRTVEDRHKLAAQGKFVTTEFEPCFDAADFMRAGRDIFAQRSQVTNYLGIEWMRRHLAPEYKVHVISFKDPNPMHIDATFNIIGPGLVLSNPDRPCHQIDLFKKAGWTVATPPTPLIPDDHPLWMSSKWLSMNVLMLDEKRVMVDANETSIHKMFEKLGISTVKVSIRHANSLGGGFHCWTCDIRRRGTLQSYFS, from the exons ATGAGTAAAGGCCTCGTCGGATGGGTGCAGCGAACTTTCCAAAGCACCCAGGCAGCTGCAGCAACCCAAAATGCCCGCACTGCTGATGACACTGTCACCCAAGACAGTCCTGTCTGCTCTTACAATGAATGGGACCCATTAGAGGAAGTCATTGTGGGGAGACCAGAAAATGCATGTGTTCCCCCCTTTACAGTAGAAGTGAAG GCAAACACCTATGAAAAGTATTGGCCATTCTACCAGAAACATGGAGGCAATATATTTCCTCCGGAACATGTGAAGAAAGCCATTGCGGAAATTGAGGAAATGTGCAATATTTTACGTCATGAAGGCGTTAATGTTCAAAGACCTGAGGTGATGGATTGGTCAGTTCCATACAAAACACCTGACTTTGAATCTACAG GTCTATATGCTGCTATGCCTAGAGACATCTTGCTGGTTGTTGGTAATGAAATCATTGAAGCCCCTATGGCATGGAGATCCCGCTTCTTTGAATATAGGGCCTATCGTCCTCTCATTAAAGATTATTTTAGACGAGGGGCAAAATGGACCACTGCACCTAAACCAACAATGGCTGATGAGCTCTATGACCAG GAATACCCTATCCGTACTGTAGAAGACAGACACAAGCTCGCTGCTCAAGGGAAATTTGTTACTACAGAGTTTGAGCCCTGTTTTGATGCTGCTGATTTCATGAGAGCTGGTAGAGATATTTTCGCACAGAGAAGCCAG GTGACAAACTATCTTGGAATTGAATGGATGCGCAGACATCTGGCACCCGAGTACAAAGTTCATGTCATCTCATTCAAGGACCCCAATCCTATGCACATTGATGCAACATTTAATATTATTGGACCAGGCCTTGTACTCTCTAATCCAGATCGCCCTTGCCATCAG ATTGACCTGTTCAAGAAGGCCGGCTGGACTGTTGCCACTCCCCCCACTCCACTTATCCCAGATG atcaTCCTCTTTGGATGTCATCGAAATGGCTCTCCATGAATGTGTTAATGCTGGATGAGAAACGTGTAATGGTGGATGCCAATGAGACTTCCATTCACAAGATGTTTGAGAAGTTAG GCATTTCCACTGTTAAAGTGAGTATTCGCCATGCGAATTCATTAGGAGGTGGATTCCACTGCTGGACCTGTGATATTCGCCGCCGTGGAACCCTGCAGTCATATTTTAGCTAA
- the GATM gene encoding glycine amidinotransferase, mitochondrial isoform X3, producing MSKGLVGWVQRTFQSTQAAAATQNARTADDTVTQDSPVCSYNEWDPLEEVIVGRPENACVPPFTVEVKANTYEKYWPFYQKHGGNIFPPEHVKKAIAEIEEMCNILRHEGVNVQRPEVMDWSVPYKTPDFESTGLYAAMPRDILLVVGNEIIEAPMAWRSRFFEYRAYRPLIKDYFRRGAKWTTAPKPTMADELYDQEYPIRTVEDRHKLAAQGKFVTTEFEPCFDAADFMRAGRDIFAQRSQVTNYLGIEWMRRHLAPEYKVHVISFKDPNPMHIDATFNIIGPGLVLSNPDRPCHQIDLFKKAGWTVATPPTPLIPDDHPLWMSSKWLSMNVLMLDEKRVMVDANETSIHKMFEKLGISTVKVSIRHANSLGGGFHCWTCDIRRRGTLQSYFS from the exons ATGAGTAAAGGCCTCGTCGGATGGGTGCAGCGAACTTTCCAAAGCACCCAGGCAGCTGCAGCAACCCAAAATGCCCGCACTGCTGATGACACTGTCACCCAAGACAGTCCTGTCTGCTCTTACAATGAATGGGACCCATTAGAGGAAGTCATTGTGGGGAGACCAGAAAATGCATGTGTTCCCCCCTTTACAGTAGAAGTGAAG GCAAACACCTATGAAAAGTATTGGCCATTCTACCAGAAACATGGAGGCAATATATTTCCTCCGGAACATGTGAAGAAAGCCATTGCGGAAATTGAGGAAATGTGCAATATTTTACGTCATGAAGGCGTTAATGTTCAAAGACCTGAGGTGATGGATTGGTCAGTTCCATACAAAACACCTGACTTTGAATCTACAG GTCTATATGCTGCTATGCCTAGAGACATCTTGCTGGTTGTTGGTAATGAAATCATTGAAGCCCCTATGGCATGGAGATCCCGCTTCTTTGAATATAGGGCCTATCGTCCTCTCATTAAAGATTATTTTAGACGAGGGGCAAAATGGACCACTGCACCTAAACCAACAATGGCTGATGAGCTCTATGACCAG GAATACCCTATCCGTACTGTAGAAGACAGACACAAGCTCGCTGCTCAAGGGAAATTTGTTACTACAGAGTTTGAGCCCTGTTTTGATGCTGCTGATTTCATGAGAGCTGGTAGAGATATTTTCGCACAGAGAAGCCAG GTGACAAACTATCTTGGAATTGAATGGATGCGCAGACATCTGGCACCCGAGTACAAAGTTCATGTCATCTCATTCAAGGACCCCAATCCTATGCACATTGATGCAACATTTAATATTATTGGACCAGGCCTTGTACTCTCTAATCCAGATCGCCCTTGCCATCAG ATTGACCTGTTCAAGAAGGCCGGCTGGACTGTTGCCACTCCCCCCACTCCACTTATCCCAGATG atcaTCCTCTTTGGATGTCATCGAAATGGCTCTCCATGAATGTGTTAATGCTGGATGAGAAACGTGTAATGGTGGATGCCAATGAGACTTCCATTCACAAGATGTTTGAGAAGTTAG GCATTTCCACTGTTAAAGTGAGTATTCGCCATGCGAATTCATTAGGAGGTGGATTCCACTGCTGGACCTGTGATATTCGCCGCCGTGGAACCCTGCAGTCATATTTTAGCTAA